The genomic interval GTCATATGCCTTCTTTTAGTTAACATATGCTCCACATATAATCTGCTTGAAGTTATTCATTACAAGTTTAAGTTAATATATACATTGTCAAGTTGTTCCTGCGTTATGCCTATATATCTAAGCGTAACACTAGGCGCACTATGGTTCAATAACTTTTGTATTACCTCAATTCCTACTCCTGCTTTATACGCATGATAACCAAATGTTTTTCTTAGTGTATGTGTGCCAATTGCATCCTTTATGCCAACCTCTTTAGCTGCACTACTAATAATGTCATACGCTTGCTGTCTTGATATAGCTCCTGTTCCTTTACTGCCACTACTCTTACGGCTAGAAAACAATACGCCTTCTGTCAATCCAGTAGTCTTAAAATACTCACCTATAGCCTTCTTGCAAGTATCCGACAGGGGGAAGTCTTTTGTTTTATTAGTCTTCTGTTCTCTAATTGTGATTCTATCTTTACCTCTAACGTCATCAATAGTTAATTGAAGCAAGTCAGATATACGAAGTCCTGAGTTAATACCAAGAACAAACAACAGCCAATCTCTAAGATTTTGTTCTTTAAGATAACGCTTCATATTTTCTAATTGTTTTTTATCGCGTATCGGTTGTACATATTCCATAATGCTAGCCCCGCCTTCAATCTGTCTTATTAATTATTATTATACATTATGACAGATTACAATGCAAGAGCATATTTACTAATAATTACAAAAGTGTGGTAAAGCTTTATTCCATATGGTTTCATTGACTTTTTGCGAATCTGTCAAAATTACATTGTGTCAGATTCGTTTAAGTAAACAACGTATGAGTATCACATGTGGATAATCACAAGTTTCTGTAAAAATGACAGCCTAAATATAAGGTGTAATATTATTCTTACTCCTCTATTGATTGGCACAATTATTAAAATAAATTTCAGTCCTCAAATTGTTAACCATATTAATCAACAAGGTATACAATAATATTATTACTATTACCTATATATGTTTTCTGGGTTCTCATATTAAGTACTGCTACCTCTCCTAGCCACCGCTTTACCCTTGATTTTACTGGCTTTACACTATATAAAATGTTCAAAAACAATGGGGTATGATAGTAAGCCTTAATAAGTCATTTTTTACACAAAACGCGATATAGTGCCCCTAGCATGCGATATACTCATTTTTCTTATATAACTCCTTTCACAATAGACAAATCAAGGCGATACTAGACCTTATAACACAAAAGAATTTTATAGTTATACCGCAACAATACCGATGTCTATAAACAAAAATAAAGCCCTGAATAACTACATTTCTAATAGTAGCTAAACAGGGCTGTTGCCATAGTATCTTCCTATAATGTCCTCGTCGTGTAAAACTAAAATCATGTATAATCATCAAAGGATAATTTGCAAAACACTATTTTTACCCCCTGAATTTATTGGCTTTACAGGCATTAAAATGCCCAAAATCAAGGATGCATGATAGTTTATATCAAAATGCGATTTCTGGACATTTTATGCTCCTATGGGTAAATCAAAATATACCCTAACAATCTTCCTTGCAAATTCAGCATCTAATGATTTTAAGATTTTCTTTTTGGTTATGGTTTTATTTAATGCTCTATATATGATTTCCAACAAAGCTTCTTGTGCCTCAGTGTCATCAATATTTTGCGTAATATCAATAATATTAATCTTTAATAATAATTCTATAGCTTCCTCATATTCACTAAACAATAAAGAAAATGCTTTAAACTCATTACCATTTCTATCCGTTATCATTGTTCCAACTTCTAATTTATCAGTCATGCTATTATCAGCTCCATTAAATAATATTTGAATAATCCGCTGTTCCTCTAGTGAACCTTTATCATATCTTATATCCATTCCCATAAACCAAACTAGTGCTTGTTTAATCATTACTAAATCAAAGTTATCCGTATCATTTGACACATACGGAAGTAATCTATTAATTGCACCAATGTTATCATTAAGATTTGACTGTGGTTCTGTATAGCCAATATAGGATTTATCCAACATTAATATTTTGTAAGCTTTACATATATCTGTATGCAGCTTCTTGACATCCCTAAGCAACATAACATTAAGTTCATGTGGTTGATTTACTCTATCTATCAATATCATAAATATGAATCCGCCCTTTCATTTAAATGGTATCGTAAAATACGATATTCTTGTATATGAGTTACAATTAAAAATTTATATCATTCTTAGACTCTTCATTTTATTGAAAGCGTTTGCGGACTCTTCCAATGTTGGCGTTTGTCCACCTCCGCCTGCCATTACTATGTTATTGGTTGTTCCTCCACCACTAGATGCCATTTGATTTAGCATCGTAGTTAATATTTGATTTTGAGTAGCTAATATCTTCTCCGTTTTAGCCATGTTTGCTGCCGAGTTGACAGTAAGGTTTGTAGCCTTTTTTACAATGTCAGGATCCTTAAAGTTTGGCTCAACACCCATTGGTTTGACTCCTAGCTTATTCGCTGCATAGTTTAATAGATTCTGCGAATTGCCTGTGTGCTTCTCTACTGGAACTATAACCTCTTCTCCATCCTCACCAGCGATAACAGGTGTATCAACTACACCACCCTTGGCATGGAACAAGCCAGCAATAGATCCTATTATTCCGCCCCAGTCTGTGCCAGAGGAATCGGAAGAAGAATTGCCTGTATTTAAGTTTGAGCCATTATTCAATAGTTGCCCAAACAAGCCACCCCCGTTTGCGCTATGCTTACCAGTGACAAGCAAGGATAAAGCATCTTTTGCAAGCTCTTTCCATAGTTTTTTCATTTCGTCTTTAAAACTAACGCCTTCTAAAAGAATATCATTAAAGAAATTAAGTTCTTCCTGCTTTAATTCTTTGTTAACATCTCTTAATTCATCAACTTTATTCTTTAACTCATCTACTTCAACTTGCTGTTTCTTTAAGTCTTCTATTGTATGATTTGGCATATTCTCAATTTCTTTAAGATGATTTTTAGCTTCTGCCAATTTTTGCATAGAATAAATTAAAAGAACAATCCTCTTTTGTTGCTCTGTTGCATTGTAACCTAGTGAAAGCTCTCCATGTTTTTCATCTAAATTAAAGTTTTCCATTTTTCTGCTATAAAGCTTTTCAGGACTTTCCTTCTGCTCCCTTGTAATATCAATGTCAATACTACTAATACTTTTCTTATTATCGGCAATCTTTTCTTTGAGTTTATCAGATAAATCAAGTAAACGAACAAGTAGTTTTTCATCCCCTATATACTCACTATAATCATGTGCAAATTCTTTCTTTTCTTCCTTGGATAAATTAGCCCATGCGACTTTTCTCTCGTTCAAAATATCAATAACTGCTTGAGAATTAGTAATCATACTATTGGCTTGTTCTTCATATTGTGCCTGTAATTGTTCCATGCCTGTATTCTCACTTGTTAACGACTTGACTCGATCCGTCATTAGTTCAAATTTTTGTGCTGACACTTCGGCTGTCACTCCGAATAACTGTTGTTGCGTATTAAGTTTTTCTAAAGTTGTTGCATATTCTGTTGCCTTGATTTTACTATCAGATAGCATAAAGTTTACTTGATGGTTCGCCCATAACTTTTCAATATCGTTTGTTTTATCTGGTGCAAAACTACTACCTGAACTGCCACCACTTTTCCCCTTACTTCGCCCTGTATCTTCTGGTACTGTACCTGTAGTAACAGGAGTAGTATTGTAAGTACCAGGAGTATATACAGTTCCCAATGCTTTCCTACCCTTTTCATCATAATAATTCAAGGCATTGTTCTTGATCGCATCGGCTTTGGCATTCGCTTCATCTGCTTCCGCTTGAATTTGATTTGTAGCTTGTGAAATGTCTTGATCTTCTGGAACTTGGATACCAGCCATTTTCCATTCATTACGAATATCACCTTGCGCCAAGTTATTCAAGTAATTAGCTTTGTTTCTATAATACTTAAAGAAAAATGAGTCAATCCGCCCTAGGGCTTCGCCAATAGAATCCGCTGCCTTGTCGAATGCATCTGCTTCGTTGTTAATGGCTCCAATACGTTCATTACACATGGCTATAGTATCGTTAGCTAACTTGATTTGTGTTGTTCTGAGCTCATTGATTTCTTTTTGCATTTGAACAGTTTTTTCATTATGTATCTCTTGTTCTTGTGAAATAGCTCCTTGAATATCCTCAGAAGCTAATATTCTATCTGCTGCTTCCTGTCCAACAATCTGGGCTAATTGCTGGCTAACTGTTCCCATAGTTTTCTTGATTTCTGTAGCTTTTTCTTCATTATCACCAACTTCTAAAAGAGCGGATTGCAAATTGACATACGTATTTCCTAGTGTTTCCATATAATCAGTCTGCTGTTTAGTCATTTCCATTTCAGAAGTTTTTGCTTGAATAGCGTTTTCTGTTGCTTCGTTTGCTTTTTCTTGTTTAGTAACTGCTTCACCCGCGTAATATGCATATGTTGCCAATGCTGTACCTGCAAGAACAATCAGTCTAGCGATTGCACCCCATGGGTTAGCAGTCTGTGCTACATTTAGAGCTTCTTGGGCTGCCGTTGTAGTAATTAGAGTAGACCTCAAATAAGCATATGAAGTTATACAGAAATTCACTGCCGATCTTAATGTTACAAAAGCTATCGCAAATTTAGTAACTCCTCCAATAGCTTCCCATACAGCTGGATTCATATTATTAAGACCTTTGAGCATTTGATTAAGTGTGTCAAGGATAGATTTCAAGGTATTCTTAAACCCACTATCGTTCCCACCTGTTACAAGAAGTTCCTCAAACGATGCCTTTAAAGTTTCAGCCTTTCTTTTGATAGTGTCCATTTGAATTTCCAATTGTTTATCAGTAAATCCACTGGAATTAATACTATCCCCAAGTACTTTAAGGTATTCATTAGGATCACCAAGTAAGGCAGCCATTTTTGTAACTTGGAATTTTCCACCTGCCAAATTTCTAAATAATGTCTCAAAATTCTTATCTGTCTCTTTACTTTTTAATGATACATCTAATAAAACATCAGAAATCTTTCTGAATTCTTTTTGCCCGTCATTACCTATCTTGTAAACTTCAATCCCCATTGATTGTAAATCTTGAATCGCTTTGTTGCTATGAATTGAGTTGACCATGCTTTTTATACCATCTCCGATGGTTTGACCACTTAGTCCTGTATTTCTGGCTATTACTGCCGTCATTGCATTCAGTTCATCAAAACTTACACCAACTACCTTGGCTGCTGCTGCACTTCTTAATAACGATTCAGATAGATCATTTGCAGACACTTGAGCCGTATGGCTGACCTTTGTAATTGAATCCATGACATGTGTTGAGAATTGAATGGCTTCTGCTTGTTTCCCATAAGCACCCGTAACGGCTTCTAATGTTCTTGTTGCCACCTCAGGACTAAAGTTATCTGCAACACTTAATTTTAGAGCATTTGCTGCCATTTTTTCTGCTGTTGATAGCTCTTTATATCCACGCCCCATCAAACGAAGCGAGTCTGTAACGTCTTTAATTTTTGTTCCATATCTCTCAGCCAATACGAAACTTTCTTTTATAGCCTCATTAAAGGTTACCTGGTTTTCCTCTGTTTGAGGCAAAACAGTCTTTAATTGTTGAAATTCAGAATCCAATTTTATAATATCACTGACCGAGGAAGTAATACCGCCAATTGCACTACTAACTCCAATGCTTGCAGTTATCCACCCCAAATGTTTACTAAGAGAATTCTCCAAAAAGCCTATACTGTTATTACTCTGGATAGGCTACAATTAATTGGACAGTTATTATAAGGGCATGTAAAATAAAATAATAAAACAAAAGGAGCTAGGCCCATGACTGTTGAAAAACGCCCTCGTCGTAGCTATACGGACGAATTCAAAAAACAAGTTGTACAATTATATAATAACGGAAAACGTAAGTGTGACATTATTCGTGAATATGATATCGCATCGTCCTTGCTTGACAAATGGATTCAGCAAGCTAACAATAGTGGCTCTTTCAAGGAGAAAGATAATCTTACAACTGAACAGATAGAACTGATTGAGCTTCGCAAACGGAACAAATATCTTGAAATGGAGAATGATATTTTAAAGCAAGCAGCGCTGATCTTAGGACGAAAGTAAATGTGATTAAAGCCAATATCCACAAATACTCTGTATCAGCAATGTGTAAAGTCCTACAAATTCCAAGAAGCACCTATTATTATGAGGCAAAAGCAAATCCAGATGAATCTAAGCTGGTGGCAAATATTGTTGATATATTTAAAGCAAGCCGAAATAATTATGGAACCCGAAAAATAAAATCAGATTTAAAAGATAGAAATATCATTGCTTCACGCCGCCGCATCGGCAGAATCATGAGGCAGGAAGGACTGATTTCAAGTTATACGACTGCCCAGTTCCGTCCTCAAAAGGATACTTGTAATGAATCAAAAACCAAAAATGTTGTTGACCGCCAGTTCAGTGAACAACCATATAGAAATGCTATTGTAAGCGATTTAACATATGTCAGAGTCGGCATGAGCTGGAACTACATTTGTGTGCTTATTGACCTCTTTAATAGAGAAATAATTGGTTACAGTGCCGGACGTAATAAAACAGCAGACCTTGTAAAACAGGCATTTCAGACTGTAAGGGGAAATCTGAAAGATATCCAGATATTTCACACGGACCGTGGCAACGAATTTAAAAATCGGACCATTGAAGAAATCTTGGAAGCATTTGAAATTCAGCGTTCTCTCAGTCATAAAGGGTGTCCTTATGATAATGCAGTGGCAGAAGCAACATTTAAAATAATCAAAACAGAATTTATCAGGAACCAGACTTTTCACAGCTTAAACCATCTGCAGATTGAGTTAGCTGATTATGTAAATTGGTTCAACAATCATAGGATTCATTCTTCACTAGGATATCTAACACCGGTGAAGTATAGAATAAATACCCTTAAAAAAGTTGTCTAAAAAACTGTTGACAGTCCACTCTTTATTAAACTACCATTGAATTTTTCATATTCAGCCGAAAGCTGCCTGACTTGGTTAATACGTTGATTCATTTGTGTCTGATATGCTGTATTGCCTGTGACATTATAAAGTCTGTTGTATTTTTCTGCCTCAGTTGTAAGTGTTGATATTGCTTTCTTGTAACCGTCAACAAATTTAGTAATTTCAGTGTTTTCTTGTTTCCCAATT from Massilibacillus massiliensis carries:
- a CDS encoding site-specific integrase, encoding MEYVQPIRDKKQLENMKRYLKEQNLRDWLLFVLGINSGLRISDLLQLTIDDVRGKDRITIREQKTNKTKDFPLSDTCKKAIGEYFKTTGLTEGVLFSSRKSSGSKGTGAISRQQAYDIISSAAKEVGIKDAIGTHTLRKTFGYHAYKAGVGIEVIQKLLNHSAPSVTLRYIGITQEQLDNVYINLNL
- a CDS encoding phage tail tape measure protein, with the translated sequence MENSLSKHLGWITASIGVSSAIGGITSSVSDIIKLDSEFQQLKTVLPQTEENQVTFNEAIKESFVLAERYGTKIKDVTDSLRLMGRGYKELSTAEKMAANALKLSVADNFSPEVATRTLEAVTGAYGKQAEAIQFSTHVMDSITKVSHTAQVSANDLSESLLRSAAAAKVVGVSFDELNAMTAVIARNTGLSGQTIGDGIKSMVNSIHSNKAIQDLQSMGIEVYKIGNDGQKEFRKISDVLLDVSLKSKETDKNFETLFRNLAGGKFQVTKMAALLGDPNEYLKVLGDSINSSGFTDKQLEIQMDTIKRKAETLKASFEELLVTGGNDSGFKNTLKSILDTLNQMLKGLNNMNPAVWEAIGGVTKFAIAFVTLRSAVNFCITSYAYLRSTLITTTAAQEALNVAQTANPWGAIARLIVLAGTALATYAYYAGEAVTKQEKANEATENAIQAKTSEMEMTKQQTDYMETLGNTYVNLQSALLEVGDNEEKATEIKKTMGTVSQQLAQIVGQEAADRILASEDIQGAISQEQEIHNEKTVQMQKEINELRTTQIKLANDTIAMCNERIGAINNEADAFDKAADSIGEALGRIDSFFFKYYRNKANYLNNLAQGDIRNEWKMAGIQVPEDQDISQATNQIQAEADEANAKADAIKNNALNYYDEKGRKALGTVYTPGTYNTTPVTTGTVPEDTGRSKGKSGGSSGSSFAPDKTNDIEKLWANHQVNFMLSDSKIKATEYATTLEKLNTQQQLFGVTAEVSAQKFELMTDRVKSLTSENTGMEQLQAQYEEQANSMITNSQAVIDILNERKVAWANLSKEEKKEFAHDYSEYIGDEKLLVRLLDLSDKLKEKIADNKKSISSIDIDITREQKESPEKLYSRKMENFNLDEKHGELSLGYNATEQQKRIVLLIYSMQKLAEAKNHLKEIENMPNHTIEDLKKQQVEVDELKNKVDELRDVNKELKQEELNFFNDILLEGVSFKDEMKKLWKELAKDALSLLVTGKHSANGGGLFGQLLNNGSNLNTGNSSSDSSGTDWGGIIGSIAGLFHAKGGVVDTPVIAGEDGEEVIVPVEKHTGNSQNLLNYAANKLGVKPMGVEPNFKDPDIVKKATNLTVNSAANMAKTEKILATQNQILTTMLNQMASSGGGTTNNIVMAGGGGQTPTLEESANAFNKMKSLRMI
- a CDS encoding IS3 family transposase (programmed frameshift); its protein translation is MTVEKRPRRSYTDEFKKQVVQLYNNGKRKCDIIREYDIASSLLDKWIQQANNSGSFKEKDNLTTEQIELIELRKRNKYLEMENDIFKASSADLRTKVNVIKANIHKYSVSAMCKVLQIPRSTYYYEAKANPDESKLVANIVDIFKASRNNYGTRKIKSDLKDRNIIASRRRIGRIMRQEGLISSYTTAQFRPQKDTCNESKTKNVVDRQFSEQPYRNAIVSDLTYVRVGMSWNYICVLIDLFNREIIGYSAGRNKTADLVKQAFQTVRGNLKDIQIFHTDRGNEFKNRTIEEILEAFEIQRSLSHKGCPYDNAVAEATFKIIKTEFIRNQTFHSLNHLQIELADYVNWFNNHRIHSSLGYLTPVKYRINTLKKVV